The DNA region CCGCCAGGGACGGGTGAAGAACGCCCCTTACACGGTGTTTGGCAAGAGATACTATCCAATGTCTCTGGAGGAGGCCGCCAGATACAGGGAAGTGGGTGTTGCTTCCTGGTATGGGGCGGAGACCCTTCGAAAGAAGGGAGGCCGTATGACGGCCAACGGAGAGGCCTTCGACCCGAGGAGTTTGACGGCTGCCCACAAGTACCTCCCCCTGCCCATCTTTGCGCGGGTGACCAATCTGGACAACCACCGATCCATTGTGGTGCGGGTCAACGACAGGGGTCCTTTTGTGAAGGGAAGAATCATCGATCTCACGGCTGGTGCTGCTCGGAGGCTCGGCTTCTATGAAAGGGGAACGGCAAGGGTTCTGGTAGAGACCGTCCCGGTGGAGTAGACCGCCCGGGTGCCCGTTGCGAAAGGGCATACATTGCAGGGGAGGAGTAATGGAGAATCCGATTCCGAAAAAGAGGAGAGACAACATTCTGCTGCGGTTGAGAAAGATCGAAGGACAGATCCGAGGGATCCATAGGATGGTGGAGAGAGAGGCAGAGTGCGGGGAGATTCTCATTCAGGTGGCAGCGGTCAGGTCGGCCATAAAGAGGGTGGGGAGCCTCGTGATCCAGAACTATCTGAAGGACTGTGTCGAGGCTGCCTTGGATCGAGACAGGGGAGGGGTGAGGGATGGTAGCGTAGACGAATGGATCACCATCGTTTCCCGTTACATGGACTAGAATGTGCCGGGTGCGGCCTTTTGTGGCGAACTGAAAAGAAGGTGGAGTTTCCTGAGTTTTCAGCCCAGGATTCTTGCAAGTATATGACTTCACGATCTTTTTCTGTCTTGGCAGGAGAACACCCTTGTCCCCTCGCTCCTGAGCTCACGCGGTGA from Deltaproteobacteria bacterium includes:
- a CDS encoding septal ring lytic transglycosylase RlpA family protein, which gives rise to MTWPLTHEEIRTIDGLSPKEAIRQGRVKNAPYTVFGKRYYPMSLEEAARYREVGVASWYGAETLRKKGGRMTANGEAFDPRSLTAAHKYLPLPIFARVTNLDNHRSIVVRVNDRGPFVKGRIIDLTAGAARRLGFYERGTARVLVETVPVE
- a CDS encoding metal-sensitive transcriptional regulator yields the protein MENPIPKKRRDNILLRLRKIEGQIRGIHRMVEREAECGEILIQVAAVRSAIKRVGSLVIQNYLKDCVEAALDRDRGGVRDGSVDEWITIVSRYMD